A genomic region of Conger conger chromosome 6, fConCon1.1, whole genome shotgun sequence contains the following coding sequences:
- the LOC133131616 gene encoding uncharacterized protein LOC133131616, translating into MGEERRLSELRIVLLGARWSGKSSSGNTILGREEFESGIRTAQCVKRQGEVAGRQVTVVDTPGWWSTYPVKNTAELVKQEIVRSVSLCPPGPCALFLVIDVRSAFREPKRISVVEHLELLSERFWRHTIVLFTRGDWLRDTTIEQHIETEGRALQELIEKCGNRYHVLNNENRADGTQVTELLEKMEEMMAGHGGSHYEIDRMLLQEVEEKRRAVEEQVKQRMMKVQKQRKTLRALFEGEEHRLSELRIVLLGARGSGKSSAGNTILGREEFESGIRTAHCVKRQDEVAGRQVTVVDTPGWWKMSVKDTTELDKQEIVCSVSLCPPGPCALFLVIDVSSVFREEHRRSVVEHLELLSERVWRHTIVLFTRGDWLGDTTIEQHIETEGRALQELIEKCGNRYHVLNNENRADGTQVTELLEKMEEMMAGHGGSHYEIDRMLLQEVEEKRRAVEEQVKQRMMKVQKQSKTLRALFGEEHHLSELRIVLLGEKGMGKSSAGNTILGTDEFESGIRTAQCVRRQGEVAGRQVTVVDTPGWWKVSVKYTAELDKQEIVRSVSLCPPGPCALFLVINVSSAFREKHRRSVVEHLELLSERVWRHTIVLFTRGDWLGDTTIEQHIETEGRALQELIEKCANRYHVLNNENRADGTQVTELLEKMEEMMAGHGGSHYEIDRMLLQEVEEKRGAMEELVKHRMVKVQKQRKTLRALYEGEHHLSELRIVLLGEKGTGKSSAGNTILGREEFESGIRTAQCVRRQGEVAGRQVTVVDTPGWWKVSVKYTTELDKQEIVRSVSLCPPGPCALFLVINVRSAFREEHRRSVVEHLELLSERVWRHTIVLFTWGDWLGDTTIEQHIETKGRALQELIEKCGNRYHVLNNVNRADGTQVTELLKKIEEIVARNGGVPFPVGERDKQASFTEVKDIKGKKRRFEEEWRRREEEWRRREEDLIERMLGYARETSAFSRDDFVAASRPSFQSSVPVAIGLQRKLDKERGADMAAGVMTVHDGEELRIVLLGETWSGKSSAGNTILGTEEFESGIRTAQCVKRQGEVAGRQVTVVDTPGWWSTYPVKNTAALVKQEIVRSVSLCPPGPCALFLVIDVRSAFREEHRRSVVEHLQLLSERFWRHTIVLFTRGDWLGDTTIEQHIETEGRALQELIEKCGNRYHVLNNENRADGTQVTELLEKMEEMVAGHGGSHYEIDRMLLQEVEAKRRAVDERVKQRMMKVHKQRKTLRALFEGEEHHLSELRIVLLGARWSGKSSAGNTILGTEEFESGIRTAQCVKRQGEVAGRQVTVVDTPGWWKVSVKYTAELDKQEIVRSVSLCPPGPCALFLVIDVSSTFREIHRRSAVEHLELLGERVWRHTIVLFTWGDRLGDTTIEQHIETEGRALQELIEKCGNRYHVLNNKNRVDGTEVTELLEKMEEMMAGHGGSHYEIDRMLLQELEEKRRAVEEKVKQRMMNFQKQSKTLRALFGG; encoded by the exons ATGG gagAGGAACGCCGTCTCTCAGAGCTGAGGATTGTGCTGCTGGGGGCGAGATGGAGTGGGAAGAGTTCATCGggaaacaccatcctgggcagagaggagtttgagtctggaataagaactgcacagtgtgtgaagaGACAGGGTGAAGTAGCTGGGAGACAGGTCACTGTGGTCGACACACCAGGCTGGTGGAGTACTTATCCTGTGAAGAACACTGCAGAGCTGGTTAAACAGGAGATTGtgcgcagtgtgtctctgtgtcccccggGACCCTGTGCTCTCTTCCTGGTCATTGATGTGAGATCAGCATTCAGAGAACCTAAGAGGATATCAGTGGTGGAACACCTGGAGCTTCTCAGTGAGAGATTCTGGAGACACACCATAGTGCTGTTCACCAGGGGAGACTGGCTGCGAGACACAACCATAGAGCAGCACATTGAGACTGAAGGGAGGGCCCTCCAAGAGCTCATcgagaaatgtgggaacaggtatcatgttctcaacaatgagaacagggctgatgggactcaggtcacagagctgctggagaagatggaggagatGATGGCAGGGCATGGAGGCTCTCACTATGAAATAGACAGAATGCTCCTACAGGAGgtggaagagaagaggagggcagTGGAAGAACAAGTGAAACAGAGGATGATGAAGGTTCAGAAACAGAGGAAGACTCTCAGAGCACTTTTTGAGG GAGAGGAACACCGTCTCTCAGAGCTGAGGATTGTGCTGCTAGGAGCGAGAGGGAGTGGGAAGAGTTCAGCaggaaacaccatcctgggcagagaggagtttgagtctggaataagaactgcacactgtgtgaagagacaGGATGAAGTAGCTGGGAGACAGGTCACTGTGGTCGACACACCAGGCTGGTGGAAGATGTCTGTGAAAGACACTACAGAGCTGGATAAACAGGagattgtgtgcagtgtgtctctgtgtcccccggGACCCTGTGCTCTCTTCCTGGTCATTGATGTGAGCTCAGTATtcagagaggaacacaggagATCAGTGGTGGAACACCTGGAGCTTCTCAGTGAGAGAGTCTGGAGACACACTATAGTGCTGTTCACCAGGGGAGACTGGCTGGGAGACACAACCATAGAGCAGCACATTGAGACTGAAGGGAGGGCCCTCCAAGAGCTCatagagaaatgtgggaacaggtatcatgttctcaacaatgagaacagggctgatgggactcaggtcacagagctgctggagaagatggaggagatGATGGCAGGGCATGGAGGCTCTCACTATGAAATAGACAGAATGCTTCTACAGGAGgtggaagagaagaggagggcagTGGAAGAACAAGTGAAACAGAGGATGATGAAGGTTCAGAAACAGAGTAAGACTCTCAGAGCCCTTTTTG gagaggaacaccatctctcagagctgaggattgtgttgttgggggagaaagggatggggaagagttcagcaggaaacaccatcctgggcacagatgagtttgagtctggaataagaactgcacagtgtgtgaggAGACAGGGTGAAGTAGCTGGGAGACAGGTCACTGTGGTCGACACACCAGGCTGGTGGAAGGTGTCTGTGAAGTACACTGCTGAGCTGGATAAACAGGAGATTGTGCGCAGTGTTTCTCTGTGTCCCCCGGGACCCTGTGCTCTCTTCCTGGTCATTAATGTGAGCTCAGCattcagagagaaacacaggagaTCAGTGGTGGAACACCTGGAGCTTCTCAGTGAGAGAGTCTGGAGACACACTATAGTGCTGTTCACCAGGGGAGACTGGCTGGGAGACACAACCATAGAGCAGCACATTGAGACTGAAGGGAGGGCCCTTCAAGAGCTCATAGAGAAATGTGCGAACAGGTATCATGTTCTCAACAATGAGAACAGGGCTGATGGGACtcaggtcacagagctgctggagaagatggaggagatGATGGCAGGGCATGGAGGGTCTCACTATGAAATAGACAGAATGCTCCTACAGGAGGTGGAAGAGAAGAGGGGGGCAATGGAAGAACTAGTGAAACACAGGATGGTGAAGGTTCAGAAACAGAGGAAGACTCTCAGAGCACTTTATGAGG GGGAACACCATCTCTCAGAGCTGAGGATTGTGTTGTTGGGGGAGAAAGGGACGGGGAAGAGTTCAGCaggaaacaccatcctgggcagagaggaATTTGAGTCTGGAATaagaactgcacagtgtgtgaggAGACAGGGTGAAGTAGCTGGGAGACAGGTCACTGTGGTCGACACACCAGGCTGGTGGAAGGTGTCTGTGAAGTACACTACAGAGCTGGATAAACAGGAGATCGtgcgcagtgtgtctctgtgtcccccggGACCCTGCGCTCTCTTCCTGGTCATTAATGTGAGATCAGCATtcagagaggaacacaggagATCAGTGGTGGAACACCTGGAGCTTCTCAGTGAGAGAGTCTGGAGACACACTATAGTGCTGTTCACCTGGGGAGACTGGCTGGGAGACACAACCATAGAGCAGCACATTGAGACTAAAGGGAGGGCCCTCCAAGAGCTCatagagaaatgtgggaacaggtatcatgttctcaacaatgtgaacagggctgatgggactcaggtcacagagctgctgaaGAAGATAGAGGAGATTGTTGCCAGAAATGGGGGTGTTCCCTTCCctgtaggagagagagacaaacaggcCTCATTTACTGAGGTAAAAGACATCAAAGGAAAAAAGAGGAGGTTTGAGGAGGAatggagaagaagagaagaagaatggagaagaagagaagaggacCTGATAGAGAGGAT GCTCGGGTATGCACGGGAGACATCCGCCTTTTCCCGGGACGACTTTGTCGCGGCCTCTCGCCCCTCTTTTCAATCTTCCGTACCGGTTGCCATCGGGTTACAG AGGAAGctggacaaagagagaggggctgaTATGGCAGCTGGTGTAATGACAGTTCATGATG GGGAGGAGCTGAGGATTGTGCTGCTGGGGGAGACATGGAGTGGGAAAAGTTCAGCaggaaacaccatcctgggcaCAGAGGAGTTTGAGTCTGGAATaagaactgcacagtgtgtgaagaGACAGGGTGAAGTAGCTGGGAGACAGGTCACTGTGGTCGACACACCAGGCTGGTGGAGTACTTATCCTGTGAAGAACACTGCAGCGCTGGTTAAACAGGAGATTGtgcgcagtgtgtctctgtgtcccccggGACCCTGTGCTCTCTTCCTGGTCATTGATGTGAGATCAGCATtcagagaggaacacaggagATCAGTGGTGGAACACCTGCAGCTTCTCAGTGAGAGATTCTGGAGACACACTATAGTGCTGTTCACCAGGGGAGACTGGCTGGGAGACACAACCATAGAGCAGCACATTGAGACTGAAGGGAGGGCCCTCCAAGAGCTCatagagaaatgtgggaacaggtatcatgttctcaacaatgagaacagggctgatgggactcaggtcacagagctgctggagaagatggaggagatGGTGGCAGGGCATGGAGGCTCTCACTATGAAATAGACAGAATGCTCCTACAGGAGGTGGAAGCGAAGAGGAGGGCAGTAGACGAACGAGTGAAACAGAGGATGATGAAGGTTCACAAACAGAGGAAGACTCTCAGAGCACTTTTTGAGG GAGAGGAACACCATCTCTCAGAGCTGAGGATTGTGCTGCTGGGGGCGAGATGGAGTGGGAAGAGTTCAGCaggaaacaccatcctgggcaCAGAGGAGTTTGAGTCTGGAATaagaactgcacagtgtgtgaagaGACAGGGTGAAGTAGCTGGGAGACAGGTCACTGTGGTCGACACACCAGGCTGGTGGAAGGTGTCTGTGAAGTACACTGCAGAGCTGGATAAACAGGAGATTGtgcgcagtgtgtctctgtgtcccccggGACCCTGTGCTCTCTTCCTGGTCATTGATGTGAGCTCAACATTCAGAGAGatacacaggagatcagcagtggaACACCTGGAGCTTCTCGGTGAGAGAGTCTGGAGACACACTATAGTGCTGTTCACCTGGGGAGACCGGTTGGGAGACACAACCATAGAGCAGCACATTGAGACTGAAGGGAGGGCCCTCCAAGAGCTCatagagaaatgtgggaacagaTATCATGTTCTCAACAATAAGAACAGGGTTGATGGGACTGaggtcacagagctgctggagaagatggaggagatGATGGCAGGGCATGGAGGCTCTCACTATGAAATAGACAGAATGCTCCTACAGGAGTTGGAAGAGAAGAGAAGGGCAGTGGAAGAAAAAGTGAAACAGAGGATGATGAATTTTCAGAAACAGAGTAAGACTCTCAGAGCCCTTTTTGGTGGTTag